Proteins encoded together in one Nitrospirota bacterium window:
- the ruvX gene encoding Holliday junction resolvase RuvX, giving the protein MTAALRLRRVLALDVGDRRIGIAASDELGITAQGVTTLHRRSWAADLTEIARLVEAREAEAVVVGLPLALDGTAGPRAQTVRAFIKRLESVVTVPILTWDERFSTVAAERVLLDADVSRAKRRRVVDKTAAVVILQHFLDARANRESDALS; this is encoded by the coding sequence GTGACCGCTGCGCTACGACTACGCCGGGTGTTGGCGCTGGACGTCGGAGACCGGCGGATCGGCATCGCGGCGAGCGATGAGTTGGGGATCACGGCGCAAGGGGTGACGACCCTCCACCGACGGTCGTGGGCCGCGGACCTGACTGAGATCGCGCGGCTGGTCGAAGCACGGGAGGCGGAAGCGGTCGTGGTGGGGCTTCCGCTGGCGCTCGATGGGACCGCCGGGCCGAGAGCCCAAACTGTCCGCGCGTTCATCAAACGCCTGGAATCGGTGGTTACGGTGCCGATCCTGACCTGGGATGAGCGCTTCTCGACCGTTGCCGCCGAACGGGTGCTGCTCGACGCCGACGTCTCCCGCGCGAAGCGTCGGCGGGTGGTCGACAAGACCGCCGCGGTGGTGATCCTCCAGCACTTTCTCGACGCTCGCGCGAATCGGGAGTCCGATGCGCTCTCTTGA